The genomic stretch TCGTCGGCACGATTCTCCCCGGGCTGCCCGCGCGCTCCGCCAAGGCGCTCATCGCCGCCATCGAAGTGCTCGAGGGGAGGCTCCAGGACCTGAGACTCCCCCTGCTGGTGGTGCACGGGGGCGAGGACGTCATCACCTCCATCGAAGGCAGCCGCGCCCTGGTGGCGCAGGCCACGATCGCCGACAAGCGCCTCATCATCTACGAGGGCCAGCGCCACGACCTCGCGCACGAACCCGACGCGGAGAAGGTCATTGGAGACATCGTGGCCTGGGTGGAGGCCCACGTCCCGCCGAGCGCCGCCCCCTGACAATGGGAGCGGTCGCGGGACACAAGTCTCCCCCTGAAACCGCCCAACCACAGCGCATCATCAGTACCGCGAGCGGCTGTAGTCTCTGACCTGCGCTTCGATCCAGGGACGGAACGCAGAGACCCGGGTATAGACACCAGGCAAGCCCGGCCTCGCGCAGCCCACGCCGAAGCTCGTGATTCCGTAGAGCACGTATCGGCCACCGACCTGAGCGACCAACGGCCCTCCGCTGTCCCCCTGGCAGCTATCCTTCCCCCCTGACATGTACCCAGCCCCGAGCATCACATCGGGATCGATGATGATGCCTGCTTTCTTGTACGCAGTCTTCAGGGTCTCAGAGTTCACGGTGGGAACCCACACCTGCATCAAGATGGAGGATGTATCGTATCCCCCCTCCCTGGTAAGACCCCATCCTGCGGTCACCATCATCGTGCCATCCGGGACATCCGCACCCACCGACGAGAGCCCCACAGGGTTGAGCGACGTTTCAGCCAACGGGGACTGCGCGACCAGGTTGGGACGCATGCCAACACTGCTCGTGCCGCACGCAGCACCGCTCACCGAGAACGAATCCTCCGAGAGACACACAGGCTGTACCGCGGAGGTGAACTTGATGGGCTTGTCGAGCACGACAACCGCGACATCGTTCGCCGTCGTATCCGGGTCGTACTCTGGATGGTAGACAGTCTTTCTCGCGGCGACAACCTGCTGCGAGGGCGACGGGCGATTGAAATTATGAGCCCCAGCGACGACAGTCAATCCGGATGTTCCGTCGTAGACGCAATGGGCAGCCGTGACCACGATATCGCTCTCATCCTTGTTGCCAACCCTGATGAGAGAACCACCGCAGAAATGATCGTTGTATTGCTGCAGGCTGACAATCCACGGATGACTCCCAGGACGTGCCTCGACCCCTCCCACAATCGCCTGGTCCATGCGGCCCGTCGCTTCGACGTCCTGCCTCTCCAGCTCCGGACCACCACATCCCATCAGGCTGACCGCGACAATCACTCCACTCACGAAGCGCAATGCGCCCTCCTTGATCATGCGACACATGCCAACAGCAAGCCACATGCCATGCCTCAACTAGAGGAATCCCGAGCGCATTCGACTCACGGCGCGCCGTTGACACGTCAGCGAGCTCTCGCAGAGACGGGATGACGCGTCAGCCGTCCATTCGTCGTGCCGCGCGGGCCGAAGAGCCAGCCTGGGTCACTCCTGAGTCATCTCCTGCGTCTGCTCGGACACACGTACGATGGAAGCTCTCCACTTGGGGGGCCTCCTGAGCAGCTCTGCGAAAGTCCACTCGCGGTGTCCTCTCCTTCATCCGCTCCTTCCTGGCCGCTGCCTCAAGCCCCGCGCTCGCCTCCTGCGCACCTGCTTGAGGGAGCGGAGTTCGGACGGGTCATCGGGCTGCGCGCACATCTCCGGGTGAGGGAGGTGTCTATTCATGGCAAGCTCCTCCGCGAGTCCTCCGAGAGCCCACCATGGCAAACGCATCCTCTCGCCCTTCCCCGCTGCTGAATCGCCCATCCCTGAAGCGCGTCCGCGATGCCGCCAACTTGCTGGCCTCGCTCGCACCGGGCGTGCTGTTCGTAATGGCGCTGCTGGTGGTGTCTCAGCAGACGCGATTCTCCTGGCTCGCCGAGCCCCGCCACTACCCCTGGGAGTTCTGGGTGGTGGGGCTGGCCGGAACGACGGCGACAGCGGCCGGCGTGGCGGACTGGCGCTACCACCGCGTGGCCCGGCTCCGAGTCGGGCCACGGGAGCACCTGGCGGAGTTCCTGGCGCTGGCTGGCGGAGGACTCCCCCTGTTCCTCTTGATGTGCGCCGCGTCGGTGGCGCACAGGCCCCTGATGTATCTGCTCCCCGTGCTCGTCGTCCTCATCGGGACGGTGGCCCTCATCTGCTACGACGAGTTCGTCTTTCACCGTCGGCGGTGCGACCGGTGGGAGGCCCTGCTGCACCGGACGCTGCTCGCCGGCCATGCGGCGGCCTTCCTCGCGTGGGCGCATTTCTGCTTCGTCCGTGAGAATCTTCATGGCGGATAGCCCATCCTCGCCATGGCAGCGAGGCATCGAGTTGCTGAAGCGCGCGGCCTGCCTCTACGACGCCCCCGGCTCGGTGCTCGCCGACGAGGCACGAGGCGCATGGCGAACGGGCTTCACTGGCGGCGCGGCGTGGATGGCGAACGGTCTGGCCCTGGTACGAGGTCAGCCCGCGGCCACCGTGCCGTCCAACGTGGGTCGATGGGGCGCCCTCAAGTACGGTGGCGCACTGCTCTCCGCAGGAGTCGCCGGAGGGTTCGCATCCGGACTCGGGGCGCCTCTCGCGGTGGCGCTCGTAGTGGCGGGGCTCGCGTTCTATGCCGCTGAGGCCCAGGGGCTCTTCCTGTTCCCACTGCTGTTGGATGGCACGGAGCATCCTTGGCAGAGCGGACGCGTCCTGCTCCGCCGGGCAGGCGGCACGCCGAGCGCCATGGGAACGGTGCTCATGCTGGCCGGGGTGATGCTGCTCGGAGGGGTGGTGGGACGCGGATGGGTCCGCTGTTGGTGTCTGGGCTGTCTCGCGGTCGTGCTCTGGTACGAGGAGCTACGAACGTGAGCCGCGCGCGGTCCCTCCCGGAGTGCTGGAACCACGGACTCGCCCTCGCGATGGACGCGGTGCGCGTCAACACGGTGTCCCTGGAAGTCCGGCGAGGCGTCTCCCTCTGGCACAAGCAGCGACGCCTCGGCATGGGTGCGGTCATCCTCGTAGGCAATGTCTTCCTGCACCTATCGCGCAGCCGCATCCGGATGCATCCTTCAATCTCACGCTGGCGAGCTGGCGAGTTGGCCTCCTTCGCGCTCCTGCACCCGGGCCGCCTTGCCGAGCCTTGTGGCGGGCGCGCGGTTGCCCTGGAGGCCCTTCCAGGAGAGCGCCTCGACCGGCTGCTCCAGCAAGGTAGACTCACGCCGAACATCATGGAGGCCGCCGCGAGGGAATTGCACCGGGCCCACCGCCTGACGCTACCCGGCGCCTCCCGGGCATGGTCCCATGGGGACGCCCACCTGAAGAACCTCCTCTATGACGAGGCCGAGCAGCGCGCTTGGCTCATCGACTTCGAGACGGCACACGACACGAGCCTCGACGCCAGCGAGCGGCATGCGGACGACCTCCTCGTCCTCCTGCTGGACCTGAGAGGACGCGCGCCGCTGGAGCCAGCTCGCGCCCTGGCGGAGGCATTCCTCCGCGCGTACCCGGAGCAGACAGTCCGACGGGA from Myxococcus xanthus encodes the following:
- a CDS encoding serine aminopeptidase domain-containing protein, which produces MSERWGRGPWPPGGAGRALRPSSRLRCGTRLAKIVGTILPGLPARSAKALIAAIEVLEGRLQDLRLPLLVVHGGEDVITSIEGSRALVAQATIADKRLIIYEGQRHDLAHEPDAEKVIGDIVAWVEAHVPPSAAP
- a CDS encoding serine protease codes for the protein MRHGMWLAVGMCRMIKEGALRFVSGVIVAVSLMGCGGPELERQDVEATGRMDQAIVGGVEARPGSHPWIVSLQQYNDHFCGGSLIRVGNKDESDIVVTAAHCVYDGTSGLTVVAGAHNFNRPSPSQQVVAARKTVYHPEYDPDTTANDVAVVVLDKPIKFTSAVQPVCLSEDSFSVSGAACGTSSVGMRPNLVAQSPLAETSLNPVGLSSVGADVPDGTMMVTAGWGLTREGGYDTSSILMQVWVPTVNSETLKTAYKKAGIIIDPDVMLGAGYMSGGKDSCQGDSGGPLVAQVGGRYVLYGITSFGVGCARPGLPGVYTRVSAFRPWIEAQVRDYSRSRY
- a CDS encoding phosphotransferase, which translates into the protein MSRARSLPECWNHGLALAMDAVRVNTVSLEVRRGVSLWHKQRRLGMGAVILVGNVFLHLSRSRIRMHPSISRWRAGELASFALLHPGRLAEPCGGRAVALEALPGERLDRLLQQGRLTPNIMEAAARELHRAHRLTLPGASRAWSHGDAHLKNLLYDEAEQRAWLIDFETAHDTSLDASERHADDLLVLLLDLRGRAPLEPARALAEAFLRAYPEQTVRRELMSRLCPPRGLERALWKSRSHHLPDEALIDWLEYLRAVVAEADARAAAPSAP